DNA sequence from the Candidatus Paceibacterota bacterium genome:
AAATCAATTGGGATAGATACGACCAAGCCAGCATTTTTTGAAAGAGGCCTTCAGTCAATCCAGGATGACATTACTCGCCTGGAAAAGTTGGCTAAATCTCAAAAATTGATATAGTAATACCGCTGACCAAAACCACCAAAAAAATGAAATCATCCGAAATCCGCTCCCGCTTTCTAAAATTTTTTGAAAAGAGGGGACACGCTATTATCCCATCTGCCTCTCTTGTGCCAGAGAACGACCCCTCTGTTCTTTTCAACACAGCCGGCATGCAGCCGCTGGTGCCGTATTTACTGGGTGAAAAGCACCCCTCTGGCAAGCGTCTCGTAAACATCCAAAAGTGTGTGCGTACTCAGGACATAGACGAAGTGGGCGACAATACCCACGACACCTTTTTTGAGATGCTTGGCAACTGGTCGCTTGGTGATTATTTCAAAAAAGACGCCATTCAATGGAGCTATGAATTTTTAACTTCGAAGGAGGAGGGCCTTGGACTGGATGTAGCTAGGCTTTACGTCACGGTTTTTGAAGGCAATGCAGATGCTCCAAGGGATCAGGAGTCATTTTCTATTTGGAAAAATCTTGGCGTTTCGGAAAAACGCATTTATTTTATGCCCGCTAAATCAAATTGGTGGAGCGCTGGAGACAATGGCCCTTGCGGACCAGATTCAGAAATGTTTTATGACATTACCGAGAACGGTCTCGGGGATATGACAAAGGAGGAATATCTAAAAGCGGACGAAACCCAAAAGGTGGTAGAGATCTGGAATGATGTGTTCATGGAATACCTCAAAAAAGATGGCAAGGTTCAAGGTAAGCTTCCACAGCAAAACGTGGATACTGGGGCCGGCCTTGAGCGTATGTCCATGGTGCTTCAACAAAAAGACAATGTTTTTGATACAGATCTTTTTAGACCCATTATGGATAAAATAGATGAATTTTCAGCCTCATCAGATATCCGTTCTAAAAGAATTATTGCCGACCATGTCCGAACTTCAGTTTTTATGATTGGTGACGGTGTGATTCCTTCAAACACTGACCGCGGCTACATTC
Encoded proteins:
- a CDS encoding alanine--tRNA ligase encodes the protein MKSSEIRSRFLKFFEKRGHAIIPSASLVPENDPSVLFNTAGMQPLVPYLLGEKHPSGKRLVNIQKCVRTQDIDEVGDNTHDTFFEMLGNWSLGDYFKKDAIQWSYEFLTSKEEGLGLDVARLYVTVFEGNADAPRDQESFSIWKNLGVSEKRIYFMPAKSNWWSAGDNGPCGPDSEMFYDITENGLGDMTKEEYLKADETQKVVEIWNDVFMEYLKKDGKVQGKLPQQNVDTGAGLERMSMVLQQKDNVFDTDLFRPIMDKIDEFSASSDIRSKRIIADHVRTSVFMIGDGVIPSNTDRGYILRRLLRRAVRFGDVVGMKKSSLFWLADAVIDIYKEIYPELVNQRETIKVEIDKEEQKFRGTLAHGIKELGRIIENSKTQSEKTISGHEAFKLFSSYGFPIEMTEELAREKGFHLNRQEFEKEMSEHIELSRKGAEKKFKGGLASTGVQETRYHTATHLLNAALRAILGEHIFQKGSNITAERLRFDFSHSEKMTPEQIAKVEEWVNDKIKQAIPVTFSEMPKEEAKKLGAIGVFNDKYGEVVKVYQISATPDEVISRELCGGPHVSNTSELGTFKIQKEEAVSQGVRRIKAVLL